Proteins encoded in a region of the Agarivorans sp. Alg241-V36 genome:
- a CDS encoding TRAP transporter substrate-binding protein yields the protein MKLRNKALISTSLLTVALGLSASLQATEWKGWNIHKAGYPNTVGMDKFAELVEQKSNGDFSIKMYHAGVLGNQPDAIEQVRIGGLEIGNFSLGPIGPIVKEANVLSLPFVFDDVAHMHKAMDGEVGDKINAAMEQKGLISLAWYDAGARSFYNSKKPITQPADVAGMKVRVMNNDLYSGMVSALGGNPSPIAYAEVYQSLKTGVVDGAENGWPEYESMGHFEVAGYYSLSQHLIIPQCLCVNASAFRKLPEAQQQMLKEAAQESAQVQRDLWAEREAFSRDKVVKAGVKLNEISEKEPFQVAMQPVYDKYLGENPELKPLVMLIKSTK from the coding sequence ATGAAACTGCGTAACAAAGCGTTAATTTCGACAAGTTTATTAACCGTGGCCTTAGGGCTTAGCGCAAGCTTACAAGCAACCGAGTGGAAAGGCTGGAATATTCATAAAGCAGGTTACCCTAATACCGTAGGCATGGATAAGTTTGCAGAGCTGGTGGAGCAAAAATCAAACGGCGACTTCAGTATAAAAATGTATCACGCCGGTGTATTAGGCAACCAACCTGATGCCATTGAGCAAGTGCGAATTGGCGGTTTGGAAATTGGCAACTTTAGCCTAGGCCCAATTGGTCCAATCGTGAAAGAAGCCAATGTGCTTTCCTTGCCCTTTGTATTTGATGATGTGGCGCATATGCACAAAGCCATGGACGGTGAAGTGGGTGACAAAATTAATGCTGCCATGGAGCAAAAAGGCTTAATTAGTCTTGCGTGGTACGACGCCGGCGCCCGCTCATTCTACAATTCTAAAAAGCCGATTACTCAGCCTGCCGATGTGGCAGGGATGAAAGTGCGAGTTATGAATAACGATCTGTACTCTGGCATGGTTTCGGCCTTAGGGGGTAACCCTTCACCGATTGCTTACGCAGAGGTGTATCAATCACTGAAAACTGGGGTGGTAGACGGTGCAGAGAATGGCTGGCCTGAATATGAGTCGATGGGACACTTTGAAGTAGCGGGTTACTATTCTTTATCGCAGCACCTGATTATTCCACAGTGCTTGTGTGTTAATGCTAGTGCCTTCCGTAAGCTACCAGAGGCGCAGCAGCAAATGCTAAAAGAAGCCGCCCAAGAATCTGCCCAAGTGCAACGAGATTTATGGGCTGAGCGTGAAGCCTTTAGCCGCGACAAGGTGGTTAAAGCGGGCGTTAAGCTAAATGAAATCAGTGAAAAAGAACCTTTCCAAGTAGCTATGCAGCCGGTGTACGACAAGTACTTGGGCGAAAACCCAGAGCTTAAGCCATTGGTTATGCTCATTAAAAGCACCAAGTAA
- a CDS encoding LysR family transcriptional regulator ArgP, translating into MKLSEIDYKLLKALDCVLSEQSFERAAQRLHLTQSAVSQRIKALESQVGQPLLIRSQPLMPTDLGQQLLGHYQRVVQLETELVNQLNVDETRVQALPLAVNADSLASWLIPALSPTLQQQRVEMNLYVEDESRTWQRMRSGEVLACVTSHATPVAGSDSHFLGYMEYLCVATPDFVQRFFPNGVNRDSLSGAPGMSFDQHDDMHIQFLLEHFSLSPGQYPCHTVRSSEAFMELALASGAYSLNSRLQVAKHLDDGSLINLTPSLQVRVPLYWHHWQLAGKLMKQLSEQIRSYTQDCLPQQ; encoded by the coding sequence ATGAAGCTGAGCGAGATTGATTACAAATTATTGAAAGCCTTAGACTGTGTGCTGAGTGAGCAAAGTTTTGAGCGTGCCGCCCAGCGTTTGCACTTAACTCAGTCGGCGGTGTCGCAGCGAATAAAAGCGCTGGAAAGCCAAGTGGGTCAACCTTTGTTAATTCGCTCTCAGCCCTTAATGCCAACTGACTTAGGCCAGCAATTGCTGGGTCATTACCAGCGTGTAGTGCAGTTAGAAACCGAATTAGTCAATCAGTTAAATGTTGATGAAACCCGGGTGCAGGCGCTGCCATTGGCGGTTAATGCCGACAGCTTGGCCAGCTGGTTGATCCCAGCGCTTAGCCCTACTTTGCAGCAGCAGCGGGTAGAAATGAATCTTTACGTGGAAGATGAATCTCGTACTTGGCAGCGGATGCGCAGTGGCGAAGTGCTGGCTTGCGTAACGAGCCATGCAACGCCGGTGGCTGGCAGTGATAGTCACTTTTTGGGATACATGGAATATTTATGTGTAGCGACCCCTGATTTTGTGCAGCGATTTTTTCCCAATGGGGTTAATCGTGACAGTTTAAGTGGTGCACCGGGAATGTCTTTTGATCAGCACGATGATATGCATATTCAATTTTTGTTAGAGCATTTTTCTTTAAGTCCCGGCCAGTACCCTTGTCACACAGTACGCTCTTCTGAAGCCTTTATGGAGCTGGCGTTAGCCAGCGGCGCCTATAGTTTGAATTCTCGCCTGCAAGTGGCCAAACACCTTGATGATGGTAGTTTAATAAACCTTACGCCAAGCTTGCAGGTTAGGGTGCCTTTGTACTGGCATCACTGGCAATTAGCAGGTAAGTTAATGAAACAACTGAGTGAGCAGATCCGCAGTTATACCCAAGATTGTCTGCCGCAACAGTAA
- a CDS encoding 2TM domain-containing protein, which produces MNKSYSPQQLEQIISLGLREQQNQQNHVSEAELYDIAQQSGLDAQQTDAALKQWQHQQQQQQAQSKKLLAFKIHASSYLSICCMLFLIDWLTGGPWWFFWPILGMGIGLLSHGLGLLKLWRKLVQPKQLAGLSFKRCRF; this is translated from the coding sequence ATGAACAAAAGCTATTCACCGCAGCAACTTGAGCAAATTATCTCGCTGGGTTTACGTGAGCAACAAAACCAGCAAAACCATGTGAGTGAGGCTGAGTTGTATGATATTGCTCAGCAATCGGGTTTGGACGCCCAGCAAACCGACGCGGCACTCAAGCAATGGCAGCATCAACAGCAGCAACAGCAAGCTCAATCAAAAAAGTTGTTAGCCTTTAAAATTCATGCAAGTAGCTATTTATCTATCTGCTGCATGTTGTTTTTGATTGATTGGCTAACCGGAGGGCCATGGTGGTTTTTCTGGCCGATTTTAGGCATGGGCATTGGGCTACTTAGTCATGGTTTAGGCCTACTAAAGCTGTGGCGAAAACTTGTTCAACCCAAGCAATTGGCAGGATTATCGTTTAAAAGGTGTCGCTTTTAA
- a CDS encoding DUF2301 domain-containing membrane protein, with protein MANPEHQEQLDSVDKISVGLYRLGWFLLCTSFGCAAYSALIGGATWQPLWLLAAAIGLQAYNLHLYSKAIRYLMQGAAWLGMWLAMAFYLWHWPMLAHAALACFYFVASGLAFKESFCFQLGWLRWLGALLVLDYLLRFSPWLSLRGAVLLSISALVIYIAYQKFRQPMHYDIGKRDNYQI; from the coding sequence GTGGCTAATCCTGAACACCAAGAGCAGCTAGATAGCGTAGATAAAATCAGTGTTGGCTTATACCGCTTAGGCTGGTTTTTGCTTTGCACTAGCTTTGGCTGTGCCGCTTATAGTGCCTTAATTGGTGGCGCCACTTGGCAGCCATTATGGCTGTTGGCCGCCGCCATTGGCTTACAAGCCTATAATTTGCACCTATATAGCAAAGCCATTCGTTACTTAATGCAAGGCGCTGCTTGGTTAGGTATGTGGCTGGCAATGGCGTTTTATCTGTGGCATTGGCCGATGCTGGCTCATGCGGCTTTAGCGTGCTTTTACTTTGTGGCTAGCGGCTTGGCTTTTAAAGAAAGCTTTTGTTTTCAGCTGGGGTGGCTACGTTGGTTAGGTGCCCTGTTGGTGCTTGATTACCTATTACGTTTTAGCCCTTGGTTAAGCTTGCGCGGTGCGGTGTTGTTGAGCATTAGCGCCTTAGTTATTTATATCGCTTACCAAAAATTCCGTCAGCCAATGCATTACGATATTGGTAAGCGTGATAATTATCAGATTTAA
- a CDS encoding LysE/ArgO family amino acid transporter yields the protein MIASYFTGLSLMATLIMPIGMQNAFVLNQGIRRRHHLLVAGLCSIADVFFMCLGVWGGAQLFSAYPWLLYSISILGAGFMMMYGFQCLQRAWKGESSLEQGEAKHELKAIVLACCAFTFLNPHVYIDTIVILGGFAANISLEERPMFVAGGVSASFLWFFGLALLGAKLAPWLAKPRAQQIIDSLIGLMMFGLAIYLLKFVFT from the coding sequence ATGATTGCAAGTTACTTCACCGGCCTCAGCCTAATGGCAACTTTAATTATGCCCATTGGTATGCAAAATGCCTTTGTATTGAACCAAGGGATCCGTCGCCGCCATCACCTACTTGTGGCTGGCCTTTGCTCAATCGCCGATGTGTTTTTCATGTGCTTGGGCGTATGGGGCGGCGCTCAGTTGTTTAGCGCTTACCCTTGGCTGCTTTACAGCATCAGCATTTTGGGTGCGGGCTTTATGATGATGTATGGCTTTCAATGTTTGCAGCGTGCTTGGAAGGGCGAAAGTAGCTTAGAGCAAGGTGAAGCGAAACATGAGCTGAAAGCCATTGTATTGGCCTGTTGCGCCTTTACCTTTTTAAATCCACATGTGTATATCGACACCATCGTTATCTTGGGTGGTTTTGCTGCCAACATTAGCCTAGAAGAGCGACCAATGTTTGTCGCTGGCGGAGTGAGCGCTTCGTTTCTGTGGTTCTTTGGTTTAGCGCTGCTCGGCGCTAAACTTGCCCCTTGGTTAGCCAAGCCTCGCGCCCAGCAAATCATCGACAGCCTAATTGGTTTGATGATGTTTGGACTGGCGATTTACTTGTTGAAGTTTGTGTTTACTTAA
- a CDS encoding TRAP transporter large permease — translation MGLVILMAVFVIGVIIGTPVAFALGIAAVSAFAYEGLPLLIAFQRITAGISVFSLMAIPFFIFAGELMFHGGIAMRLVRFASSAVGAVRGGLGVVNVMSSMLFGGISGSAVADISALGSILIPVMKKKGYDEDYAVNVTVTSSIAGIMIPPSHNMILYAVAAGGGISISQLFLAGVVPGVLMCVCLAITAYIVAVKRDYSAEAFPGFVVLFTHFIVALPGLLTAVIIVGGVLSGVFTVTESGAFGTLYALVVTVVVYRQLTWDKFKTAVINSVKTTSMVMVLIACAAAFAYMLTYFQVPTKMIDFLSGISDNPIVIILLINLMLLLLGMVMDMAALILICTPIFLPVAQSLGIDPLQFGMILMMNLGLGLCTPPVGACLFVGCAVGKVPMESAVKSIWPFYIAILVALVLTTFVPQVSLALPMWLAG, via the coding sequence ATGGGTTTAGTTATTTTAATGGCAGTGTTTGTTATCGGCGTGATTATAGGAACGCCGGTGGCTTTTGCTTTAGGCATTGCAGCAGTATCTGCCTTTGCCTATGAAGGCTTACCGCTACTAATTGCCTTTCAGCGAATTACCGCGGGTATTAGTGTGTTTTCTCTAATGGCCATTCCATTTTTCATTTTTGCCGGTGAGCTGATGTTTCACGGCGGCATTGCCATGCGTTTAGTGCGATTTGCCTCTTCTGCAGTTGGTGCAGTGCGTGGTGGTTTGGGTGTAGTAAATGTGATGTCTTCGATGCTGTTTGGCGGGATCTCTGGTTCTGCTGTGGCCGATATTTCTGCCTTGGGCTCGATTCTTATTCCGGTGATGAAAAAGAAAGGCTACGACGAAGATTACGCGGTGAACGTTACAGTAACTTCTTCGATAGCCGGCATTATGATCCCGCCTAGCCATAATATGATTTTGTATGCAGTGGCTGCGGGTGGCGGCATATCGATTTCTCAGTTGTTTTTAGCCGGGGTGGTGCCGGGCGTACTGATGTGTGTTTGCTTGGCGATTACGGCTTATATTGTTGCAGTGAAAAGAGATTACTCGGCGGAGGCTTTCCCTGGTTTTGTAGTGTTATTTACTCACTTTATCGTGGCCTTACCGGGCTTGCTTACAGCAGTAATTATTGTTGGGGGAGTATTATCGGGGGTATTCACCGTTACTGAGTCTGGCGCGTTTGGCACCTTGTATGCCTTGGTTGTTACCGTTGTGGTGTACCGCCAGTTAACCTGGGATAAGTTTAAAACTGCGGTGATTAACTCTGTTAAAACCACCTCTATGGTGATGGTGCTGATTGCCTGCGCCGCAGCCTTTGCCTACATGCTGACCTATTTTCAAGTTCCCACTAAGATGATTGATTTTTTGAGTGGCATCTCGGATAACCCCATTGTCATCATTTTGCTGATTAACCTGATGTTACTGCTGCTAGGTATGGTGATGGACATGGCAGCTTTAATCCTTATTTGTACGCCGATCTTTTTGCCTGTGGCGCAATCGCTGGGCATTGATCCGCTGCAATTTGGCATGATTTTAATGATGAATTTAGGGCTGGGTTTATGCACTCCGCCAGTGGGGGCATGTTTATTTGTGGGATGTGCAGTGGGTAAGGTTCCGATGGAATCGGCAGTAAAATCGATATGGCCGTTTTATATCGCTATTTTGGTTGCCTTAGTGCTCACTACATTTGTTCCCCAAGTCTCCTTGGCTTTGCCTATGTGGCTGGCAGGCTAA
- a CDS encoding TRAP transporter small permease, with translation MFEQPDGVERSRYDRFLDLLSQLSLWVAGVALVVLTVTFGWLVFGRYVLNSTPTWVEQLSLLLVVLIAFLGASVGIHKNTHLGVSFFYDRSPFWLQQIFQLISQLSLAIFGCVMMINSYQLMLFKWGSDIPLLGIPEGVRAIPIMLCGGLVLLYSIGHLIHLFQRVRTALTH, from the coding sequence ATGTTTGAGCAGCCTGATGGTGTAGAGCGCTCGCGCTATGATCGCTTTTTAGACTTACTCAGTCAGTTGAGTTTATGGGTGGCAGGCGTTGCCTTGGTGGTGCTTACTGTAACCTTTGGCTGGTTAGTGTTTGGCCGCTATGTGCTTAACTCTACGCCGACTTGGGTAGAGCAGTTGTCACTGCTGCTGGTGGTGCTGATAGCCTTTCTTGGTGCTTCTGTGGGCATTCATAAAAATACCCATTTGGGCGTGTCTTTTTTTTACGACCGAAGTCCTTTCTGGTTACAACAAATCTTCCAACTTATTTCTCAGCTTTCTTTGGCCATATTTGGCTGCGTAATGATGATAAATAGCTATCAACTGATGCTGTTTAAGTGGGGCTCAGACATCCCACTCTTAGGGATCCCAGAAGGTGTGCGCGCGATTCCAATTATGCTCTGTGGCGGCTTGGTGTTGCTCTATTCAATTGGTCATTTAATTCATCTATTTCAACGGGTAAGAACTGCTCTTACACACTAG
- a CDS encoding AbgT family transporter: MSSTTTNEPAQTKGGIARFLDTIERVGNKLPDPAMLFLGLMFFVWLLSAGLSFVSFSEIDPRSSETIVINNLLSAEWLTTWMTSMVKIFTGFAPLGVVLVAVLGVGVAERSGYINAALKAMLKVTPAKMITPAVVLIGVISSVATDAGYVVVIPLAGVIFHAMGRHPIAGITAAFAGVSGGFCANFIPSGLDPLLQSFTQSSAQLSDPKMMVNPLNNWFFASASCLPIVATIWYITDKIVEPRLQKNSPISEDLEVASDMHSTSKKETFAFRVASLVMLALIGLLVAAAWGEGSSLRDANGSLTSFSAPMMQIIVPLIFIFFVIPGVVFGYLNGSFKNSDDVVAAMSKTMETMGHYIVMAFFCSMFVWAFGQSNIGVLMAVKGANFLQAIGMGAPATIVGMIVLVVLINLAVGSSSAKWALISPVLVPMLMQMNISPDLVQAAYRVGDSSSNIITPLMPYFPLVVVYCQKYVKGTGIGTLVATMLPYSIALAIFWTLFLLAYWALGLPLGLGASYVYPAAM; this comes from the coding sequence ATGAGTTCTACCACTACCAACGAGCCAGCCCAAACTAAGGGTGGCATTGCACGCTTCTTAGACACCATTGAACGTGTTGGTAACAAATTGCCCGATCCAGCAATGCTATTCCTTGGATTAATGTTTTTTGTATGGCTGCTTTCAGCCGGCCTATCCTTTGTAAGTTTCAGCGAAATCGACCCACGCAGTAGCGAAACCATCGTCATCAACAACCTACTGAGCGCCGAGTGGCTTACCACTTGGATGACCAGCATGGTTAAAATCTTCACTGGCTTCGCTCCATTAGGAGTGGTTCTAGTTGCAGTGTTAGGTGTTGGCGTGGCAGAGCGCTCTGGCTACATTAATGCAGCCTTAAAAGCGATGTTAAAAGTAACGCCAGCCAAAATGATTACCCCTGCGGTAGTATTGATTGGCGTTATTTCTAGTGTTGCTACCGACGCAGGCTACGTAGTGGTTATTCCACTAGCCGGGGTTATCTTCCATGCCATGGGGCGTCACCCTATTGCCGGTATCACCGCGGCCTTTGCCGGTGTATCTGGTGGTTTTTGTGCTAACTTCATCCCCTCTGGTTTAGATCCGTTACTACAAAGCTTTACTCAAAGCTCTGCCCAGTTATCAGATCCAAAAATGATGGTTAACCCGCTAAACAACTGGTTCTTTGCTTCGGCGTCTTGTTTACCTATTGTGGCTACCATTTGGTATATCACCGATAAAATTGTTGAGCCACGCTTACAAAAAAATAGTCCGATATCTGAAGACTTAGAAGTCGCGTCAGACATGCACTCTACGAGCAAAAAAGAAACCTTTGCGTTTCGAGTTGCTAGTTTAGTAATGCTAGCCTTAATCGGCTTGCTGGTTGCAGCCGCATGGGGCGAAGGTTCAAGCCTGCGTGACGCAAATGGCTCACTCACTAGCTTTAGCGCACCAATGATGCAAATCATCGTGCCACTTATCTTCATCTTCTTTGTGATTCCTGGCGTAGTATTTGGCTACTTGAACGGTAGCTTCAAAAATTCTGACGACGTAGTGGCTGCCATGTCTAAAACCATGGAAACCATGGGCCACTACATTGTTATGGCATTCTTCTGCTCAATGTTTGTATGGGCCTTTGGCCAATCTAACATTGGCGTGCTGATGGCGGTGAAAGGCGCTAACTTCTTACAAGCCATTGGCATGGGCGCACCCGCCACCATTGTAGGCATGATTGTATTAGTGGTATTGATAAACTTGGCGGTGGGTTCATCATCGGCTAAGTGGGCATTAATCTCACCAGTACTGGTGCCAATGCTAATGCAAATGAATATCTCACCAGACTTAGTACAAGCGGCTTACCGCGTGGGTGATTCAAGCTCTAACATCATCACCCCATTAATGCCTTACTTCCCATTAGTGGTTGTGTACTGTCAGAAATACGTGAAAGGCACCGGCATCGGCACCTTAGTGGCCACCATGCTGCCGTACTCAATTGCTCTAGCCATTTTCTGGACATTATTCCTACTGGCTTATTGGGCACTAGGTTTACCGCTAGGGCTTGGCGCAAGCTACGTATACCCAGCAGCGATGTAA
- a CDS encoding glycerate kinase, protein MKIVIAPDSFKESLSAMEAAEMIEQGFLQIFPDAEYCKVPLADGGEGTVQAMVDATNGQIMPVLAAGPRGNQVEAFFGVLGDKQTAVIEMAAASGLHLVDPALRDPRKTSSYGTGELISAALDAGATKLIIGLGGSATNDAGVGMLQALGAQFYDKFNKPLKRGGAELIDLESIDISGLDPRLAEVDIEVACDVDNPLCGEQGASAVFGPQKGATPEMIRQLDAALGRFSSVVFSQFGIDIMHVAGSGAAGGMGAALLAFMQAELRPGVQIVTDAVDLAASLEGADLLITGEGRIDSQTIAGKTPYGAAQIAMQFDVPVIALAGAMLPGYEVVHEHGIDAVFSVVPGPCDLAHALSEAEQNLYVSAKNVAATLKLSQQVFG, encoded by the coding sequence ATGAAGATAGTAATTGCGCCCGATTCATTTAAAGAAAGCCTTAGCGCCATGGAAGCCGCTGAGATGATAGAGCAAGGCTTTCTGCAGATTTTCCCAGACGCTGAATATTGCAAAGTGCCCTTAGCCGATGGTGGCGAAGGAACGGTGCAAGCCATGGTAGATGCTACCAATGGGCAAATTATGCCAGTACTGGCAGCAGGGCCGCGAGGCAATCAAGTAGAAGCATTTTTTGGAGTATTGGGTGACAAGCAAACCGCCGTAATTGAAATGGCTGCTGCATCGGGTTTGCACTTAGTAGACCCAGCCCTGCGAGACCCGCGTAAAACCTCTAGCTATGGCACGGGTGAGCTAATTAGCGCCGCCTTAGACGCCGGCGCAACTAAGCTAATTATTGGCTTAGGTGGCAGTGCTACCAACGATGCTGGTGTAGGTATGTTGCAAGCGCTAGGGGCGCAGTTTTATGACAAATTCAACAAGCCCTTAAAACGCGGTGGCGCCGAGTTAATTGACTTAGAAAGCATTGATATCTCGGGCTTAGATCCACGCCTTGCAGAAGTGGATATTGAAGTAGCCTGTGATGTAGATAATCCCCTGTGTGGCGAGCAAGGGGCAAGTGCGGTATTTGGCCCACAAAAGGGCGCAACGCCTGAGATGATCCGCCAGCTTGACGCCGCCTTAGGGCGTTTTTCCTCCGTTGTTTTTAGCCAGTTTGGTATCGACATCATGCATGTGGCTGGCAGCGGTGCGGCTGGTGGCATGGGCGCCGCTTTACTGGCATTTATGCAGGCTGAACTGCGCCCAGGAGTGCAAATTGTTACCGACGCAGTGGATTTAGCTGCAAGCTTGGAAGGTGCCGACTTACTGATTACTGGTGAAGGACGCATTGATAGCCAAACCATTGCCGGTAAAACCCCCTATGGCGCTGCGCAAATTGCCATGCAGTTCGATGTACCGGTTATAGCTTTGGCTGGCGCTATGTTGCCGGGTTATGAAGTGGTGCATGAGCACGGCATTGATGCGGTGTTCTCGGTGGTGCCTGGCCCATGCGATCTCGCTCATGCCTTAAGCGAAGCTGAACAAAACCTGTACGTATCAGCTAAAAATGTGGCCGCCACCCTTAAACTTAGCCAACAAGTATTTGGCTAA
- a CDS encoding DNA topoisomerase III produces the protein MRLYIAEKPSLARAIAAVLPKPQQKHNGYIQLANGDCVTWCIGHLLEQAEPEHYDAKFKQWRLEHLPIFPEQWQWKAKSKTASQLKAIKSLVKQASSLVHAGDPDREGQLLVDLVIEHCKPKVALKQHCQRLLISDLNPAAVSRALQQLKTNQEFAALSTSALARSRADWLYGINLTRAYTLKGQQQGYSGVLSVGRVQTPILGLVVRRDQEIAEFVSRPYYQVEVQLQTELAEGFSALWQPSEACEPYQDEEGRVLSRPLAEHVVKRVNQQAGEVKSLKQQDKQQAPPLPYNLSSLQIDAAKRFAYSAKQVLDICQNLYERHTLITYPRSDSRYLPKQHHAEAPKVVAAIQANSHSLTKACEDADLSKRSKAWNDAKVDAHHAIIPTEKHYDAAKLGQAERNVYELIARQYLLQFYPHYQYAHTEAMIVIADGLFKATANQIKDLGWKVLFPQKKSAEDLATLPPLQQGQALQCIDARVLDKQTQPPKAFTDASLLAAMTGIAKYVQDPSLKAVLKDTDGLGTEATRAGIIELLFKRGFLLRQAKQIHASDSGKALINALPALCTWPDMTAHWETQLNAISQKAQSYQGFMHDMQGQLCQLVEQSASVNAQAFAGLAKPAGKKPYRKKRSSAKGSAKAYKKGSGSRTKAKSAT, from the coding sequence TTGCGTTTATATATTGCCGAAAAACCCAGCCTTGCCCGCGCGATTGCTGCGGTATTGCCTAAACCTCAACAAAAGCATAATGGTTACATTCAACTAGCTAACGGCGATTGCGTAACTTGGTGCATCGGCCATTTGCTTGAGCAGGCCGAACCTGAGCACTACGACGCCAAATTTAAGCAATGGCGCTTAGAGCATTTACCGATTTTTCCCGAGCAATGGCAGTGGAAAGCAAAATCTAAAACAGCCTCGCAACTTAAAGCGATTAAAAGCTTAGTAAAACAAGCAAGCAGCCTAGTGCACGCTGGGGATCCCGACCGAGAAGGGCAGTTGTTAGTGGATTTGGTGATAGAGCACTGCAAGCCCAAAGTCGCGCTCAAGCAGCATTGCCAGCGTTTACTGATTAGCGATTTAAACCCGGCAGCGGTGAGCCGCGCATTACAACAATTAAAAACCAATCAAGAGTTTGCTGCCTTATCTACCTCGGCGCTGGCTCGTTCTCGTGCCGATTGGTTATACGGCATTAATCTTACTCGCGCCTACACCTTAAAAGGCCAGCAACAAGGTTATTCTGGCGTTTTGTCGGTGGGGCGGGTGCAGACACCGATTTTGGGTTTGGTGGTAAGGCGCGATCAAGAAATCGCTGAGTTTGTCAGCCGCCCTTATTACCAAGTAGAAGTGCAGCTGCAAACCGAATTGGCAGAGGGATTTAGCGCGCTGTGGCAACCTAGCGAAGCTTGCGAACCTTATCAAGATGAAGAAGGGCGAGTGTTGAGCCGACCTTTGGCGGAACACGTGGTTAAGCGAGTAAACCAGCAAGCTGGTGAGGTGAAATCACTTAAACAGCAAGATAAGCAACAAGCGCCGCCGCTGCCCTATAATTTATCAAGCCTGCAAATTGATGCGGCTAAACGCTTTGCCTATAGCGCAAAGCAGGTCTTGGATATTTGCCAAAACTTGTATGAGCGACATACTCTCATCACCTATCCACGCTCCGATAGCCGCTATTTGCCCAAGCAACATCATGCAGAAGCGCCCAAGGTAGTGGCCGCTATTCAAGCCAATAGCCACAGTTTGACCAAGGCCTGTGAAGATGCGGATTTAAGCAAGCGCAGTAAGGCCTGGAATGACGCGAAGGTAGACGCCCACCATGCGATTATTCCCACCGAAAAACACTACGATGCAGCTAAACTAGGCCAAGCAGAGCGTAATGTTTATGAATTGATTGCTCGACAATACTTGCTACAGTTTTACCCGCATTATCAATATGCCCACACCGAAGCGATGATTGTGATTGCTGATGGCTTGTTTAAAGCCACTGCCAATCAGATTAAAGACTTGGGTTGGAAGGTACTATTTCCGCAAAAGAAATCGGCGGAAGACTTAGCTACCTTACCGCCGCTGCAGCAAGGACAGGCCTTGCAGTGTATAGACGCAAGAGTGTTAGACAAACAAACCCAACCACCTAAAGCTTTTACCGATGCCAGCTTGCTGGCGGCCATGACAGGTATTGCTAAATATGTGCAAGACCCTAGTTTAAAAGCGGTGCTAAAAGATACCGATGGTTTAGGCACCGAAGCAACGCGTGCTGGCATTATCGAGCTACTCTTTAAACGTGGATTTTTACTGCGCCAAGCGAAACAAATCCATGCCAGTGATAGTGGCAAAGCCCTTATTAATGCGCTGCCTGCACTTTGCACTTGGCCAGATATGACCGCGCATTGGGAAACTCAACTCAATGCCATTAGCCAAAAAGCACAGAGCTATCAGGGCTTTATGCATGATATGCAAGGCCAGTTGTGTCAGCTAGTTGAGCAAAGCGCCAGTGTTAATGCTCAAGCCTTTGCCGGATTAGCCAAACCTGCCGGTAAAAAGCCTTACCGCAAAAAGCGCAGTAGCGCTAAAGGCAGTGCTAAGGCTTATAAAAAAGGTTCTGGTAGCAGAACTAAAGCTAAATCTGCCACTTAG